DNA sequence from the Methanococcus maripaludis genome:
ACACTTCGTAGTCATTAATCTGGTTATTTTCCAATATTTTTTTCTTTACGTGCTTTCCAAGCAAATCCTGTGCCGCAGTTATGCTCCATTTTGTTGGAACGAGTTTTTTATTTATTCCAAGGAGCCCTGTTGAAAGAAGTTTTATTATGTAGTACTCATCAAATCCCGAATCGTAAAGTGAAATCATCCCCTCATTCGCCTTTAAATCATCACCTACGATATAATCGGATTTTCGGGGGATTTTCGGGTTTTCTGCAAGTCTGAATTTTAACATGCTTTCTCGTGGGCCGACAGGGGGCGTAAATCCACCAGTTATTAATTCAAGTTTTGGGGCTTTTTTAAGTTCAATTTCACTATCAACAGGTTTATTCGCCATTGCAAGTTCCTGAATGTTGTTTAATAACTTTGAATTTTTATTCACTGAAACATTTGCATTAGTTTCGCCCATAACAAGCATTGAACGGTATTCCATAATTTCAGGAATTGTAATATTGTCCCATCGACTGGGATCATCCATAAAAGAAGTATCCCCTTCCACAGGTGGAACCATTGGTCCAATCCTGACGTTTGGGTATTCAAATTCTCCAACAAAAACGGATGGGGGGGACGCTCCAAAAATTTCTTTTTTATTTATTTTTGATTCAACTGATTTTGCAACCCTAAAT
Encoded proteins:
- a CDS encoding Nre family DNA repair protein gives rise to the protein MELFRSKTCALCKGRKHLCGRPRCPILEKFRVAKSVESKINKKEIFGASPPSVFVGEFEYPNVRIGPMVPPVEGDTSFMDDPSRWDNITIPEIMEYRSMLVMGETNANVSVNKNSKLLNNIQELAMANKPVDSEIELKKAPKLELITGGFTPPVGPRESMLKFRLAENPKIPRKSDYIVGDDLKANEGMISLYDSGFDEYYIIKLLSTGLLGINKKLVPTKWSITAAQDLLGKHVKKKILENNQINDYEVYFKNFLGNRYAVLLVPDLYAFEMLEVWLKGSLFSGENYQILGDFEDITGMKGYANKITGAFYAGRLSVLEYLKKRKKQAKILVFREITPEYYAPVGVWQIRTGVRLAMENRLGKFNDLKSALEEIKKYLDVPMKDYETESKILKSNQRQATLDKFF